ACGTGACATCGTGCTCGCTCAAGTAGTTCTTGAGCATGTGGCAGTAGGCACAGGTAGCGGTGGTATAGATAGTGACTTTAGACATATTGTTCTCCTTCAACTTAATTATTTGCTTGAGATAAGCTTAGTAACTTCTTCTACTAGTTCATCTTCACAGCGGAGTAGATAGCATATCTTTTGGCCGGTGCGCTGCTTATCGACCAAACCGAGTCGTTCGAAGTGACGGAAGTGTTGGGATACGGCCGATATTGAAATATCCAGCTCGGCGGCAATCTCACCGACACAGCGGTCGGAGCCATCAAGTAGTAGTTTAAATATCTTGTACCGGGTCGCATCACCTAGTAGCTGCATAGTGAATATCAGCCGCTCATCTTGCGGGGTGAGGGTTATTGTAGATTGGTCGCTAACTATTGGGTTCATAATTAGCATTTTAGCAACTACTTAAATATATGACAAGGAGCTGCTCGTAACTTATACGCCGTAGGGCTAGTACTCTACCGGGTGGTGGATAAATTTCTGTGAGTCAGTCAGTTTTATCGGCAAAGACGACTAGCCGGTCCGCGTAGGTTTGGCCCTGTTCATTCCAGGCGCCAGTGCAGGTAATAAGGTTTAGGTGTTGACCAGCTTTGCTACGAAATACTTCATCAGGTCGGTCATCTTGGGCGTAGGTCTTGATTTTCATGACAGTGAAATGTACGTTCTGGCCCTGTTCGTCTACCACTGAGAAGTGTTCACCGATCTGCAGCTTATGTAGATTAGCAAATACACCAGGTGTCTTCAGTCCGCCTACGTGACCGGCGATGACAGCGTTGCCCTCATCCCCAGGATGCGAGCCGTACTGGTACCAGCCTGCATCTGAGAGCTTCTCGGGTGCCTCCATGTCGCCATCGCTAGTCAGTCCGACGTGTGCTATATCGGCATCTATACTGAGAGTCGGGATTAGGAGGCGGGTAGGTTTGCTGTGAATGACTCCAGGTGACTCCATTATAGCTTCGGTCTCAGGAGGGATATCGAGACTTACTGCCGAAGCGGGCGGGTTATCGCTGCTAAGCAGTGTACTCAGTACAGCGATTCCGACTACCAGCCCTACCAGTAAAATACGCTTCAATTTTACCGGCTTCTTCATAGTTCTAAGGATTAGCGGTTAGTAAGGCGGTCTGACTTGTGAACAGCGTAACCAACTACTGCTAGCACGAAGAATATGGCCAGTAAATTCACGGCTGTTGTCTCGTCAGTC
Above is a genomic segment from Candidatus Saccharimonadales bacterium containing:
- a CDS encoding metalloregulator ArsR/SmtB family transcription factor: MNPIVSDQSTITLTPQDERLIFTMQLLGDATRYKIFKLLLDGSDRCVGEIAAELDISISAVSQHFRHFERLGLVDKQRTGQKICYLLRCEDELVEEVTKLISSK
- a CDS encoding class F sortase, whose protein sequence is MKKPVKLKRILLVGLVVGIAVLSTLLSSDNPPASAVSLDIPPETEAIMESPGVIHSKPTRLLIPTLSIDADIAHVGLTSDGDMEAPEKLSDAGWYQYGSHPGDEGNAVIAGHVGGLKTPGVFANLHKLQIGEHFSVVDEQGQNVHFTVMKIKTYAQDDRPDEVFRSKAGQHLNLITCTGAWNEQGQTYADRLVVFADKTD